The following proteins are encoded in a genomic region of Ostrea edulis chromosome 7, xbOstEdul1.1, whole genome shotgun sequence:
- the LOC130048694 gene encoding multiple epidermal growth factor-like domains protein 10: MAGEIMNSIQLYYVFVYFHTATSLLTTTSPETSTYTVSAPAQQSSTNGSFAANLGCDDDMETFSLTNDGVNQSWSLELDNIYTINWIFLSVGAVCPAGRYGPNCAKCRKECVSCSPITGVCNQCHGPFCGDFCQHQCPANCLNATCDQTSGTCESFIEGYYGMKCDHEITTPSTLNELHSGFTPKVFGSPCVTCNHDIHVCMYCAAHQHLHTMTCQYRCSEICSSDDCFGMENNCTSGITKKNQFHIDKYRRLESNSSKDQCYLQVDDP; the protein is encoded by the exons ATGGCGGGAGAAATCATGAATTCTATTCAACTCTACTACGTATTCGTATATTTCCATACAGCAACATCACTACTTACAACCACAAGTCCAG AAACATCGACATATACAGTTTCTGCACCGGCTCAGCAGTCATCAACTAATGGTTCTTTTGCTGCCAATCTTGGTTGTGATGACGACATGGAGACCTTCTCTCTAACCAATGATGGAGTTAATCAGTCCTGGTCTCTTGAATTAGACAATATTTATACGATTAATTGGATCTTTCTTTCCGTTGGTGCTG TATGTCCGGCAGGTCGCTATGGACCAAACTGCGCTAAATGCAGGAAGGAGTGTGTGTCCTGTAGTCCTATAACAGGTGTCTGTAACCAATGTCATGGACCGTTCTGTGGTGACTTCTGTCAGCACCAATGTCCAGCAAACTGTCTCAACGCTACGTGTGACCAGACATCAGGGACATGTGAGAGCTTTATAGAGGGTTACTATGGAATGAAGTGTGATCATGAAATCACTACACCTTCAACATTAAATG AACTTCATTCTGGATTTACCCCAAAAGTCTTTGGATCACCTTGTGTCACGTGTAACCATGACATTCATGTGTGTATGTACTGTGCAGCGCATCAGCATTTACACACAATGACATGTCAATACAGATGTAGCGAGATTTGCTCTAGTGACGATTGTTTTGGAATGGAAAATAACTGTACCAGCGGCATTACGAAGAAAAACCAATTCCACATTGATA